The sequence atataatctttttggaataagacgaatgatcaaacattattaaaaagtcaatggtataGTACGTTTTGAAATTGATAGACTATGAGAGCAAAATTTTGAGATAACATGGAAAATTATCCTCTTAGACATTGCACtgtgtaataattaataataatgaATGAAAGGCTAAGACTTTTCTTCCACCTTATATAGGTGGTTGAATATATAGCAATCACATCATTACATGATTTTGTAACCAACCGTCTCTATAGCTCCGATACAGTGCTAGTTTCACATCGTAATAATTAAAGAGTATAATAATAAATCGAGGTGTATTTCTCATCGATGAAGTGATGTGCCGCTTAGCTAAATTAAACTCGTATGCGAAAAATCAGTATATGTCCGGTTAATTTctaagagagagattgagagagaatAATTGCGCCCCTCCAAATCCCCCTCTTGGACGTTAGGGAGCTATATAGACGGTATTGCTAAGTGCGATGTGTACATAACGTACCTGTCGTAGGAACATTTCTCATCCAAATTAAGTAGTAATGCATGGCATGAAATCCATTTTTGTATTTTGCATGGCAAAGAATGACAACAAGGAATACACTAGCTAGCCCCGccctttttcaatttaatttaACATCAAACTTAGTTATTGTATTTCTTTTGTCAGAATAGCATGCATTGCATActctttaaaaataattaattagtgtaTTTTACTAGTCTTAGAAAGGTATCAAGAGAGACAACTAATTATAGTTGGGAGACACCAAACTTGTTTTTAATAATGACAATTAAAACCCTACCTCTACATCCAACATAGACGTACATAGTCCGAAGGCGCCAAATATTTGTACATTTAGCTACCAGATTTCAGTACGAGTTCTCacattataatttttatttttttattttttttataaacaatcTGGTACCCTTTTATGtctggaaggaaaaaaaaattctaaattgCAACATTTTAGTCGGTGAGAATGGTACTCTGTCCTAGCTACTTTCTacacatgagagagagagagagagagagcctttAATTGCCCTTGCCCATGCATCTTTCTTTGCACACATGTATGCTTTTCACATTGTCATGAGGAGAGAACTTGTTAAGTTGCACACATGTGTGCTTTGCATGTCTTCAGGTTACCTGGAAGGGCATTTGCAAGGAGAGGCCATGTATGGCTCACTGGAGCAAATGAAGTTGACAGCAAAGTATTCCTAAGAGCAATTCTTGCCAAGGTTCAGCCATCACCTTCTCTTACCTATTTTTCACTCTGAATGCCAACAGTGCTTTGCACATTGTAGTCTGTTTGCAAACTGCAAATGATGACCATAATCAgatcagaaaataaaataatattatatactTTTTGAGCCAGCTAGCAAGAATATGTAACAAtaattctcctttttttttcttgttcttttccCTGATGTGGTGCATAACAAATAACCAAACTGATGAATGGCAGAGTGCTGGTATCCAGGTATTTGCCTCTAAAAGTAGCTACACGTTTACTATGAAATTTTGTGGCTTTTGTTCCTCTTTGGATGCAGTGGCCATTATCTAAAAACTATGAATTTCCAGACTGCAGTTTTTATCTAATTTTGTGACTTTGTACATCAGACAGTTGTGTGCATTCCTGTTGTCGATGGCGTCCTGGAAATTGGAACTACGGAAAAGGTGATTTCGTATATTATCAGCTGACAATCTAATTATATGGGCCATATAATTAAGTATAAATCAAAATACCTCATAATACATTATAAAGTATCTAATGTGATTATGTGAATATTGGCTATTTCAATGTAATTTGATATATGAAACTGATAATCCTCTGAAACTCCGTAAGGATCAAAGTAatcaaaatgtatatattttcaaGGTGGAGGAAGATATGGGCCTGATTCAGTATGCAAGGGGCATCTTCATGGATCAACATGGCATCCACATGAAGCCTACCCTCTCACAGCACTCAACATCCAACCCAGTCACCCACTGTACTCATCAGCATCCAATCCAGGTTCAGATGCAACTAGGTATCACCAGCCAAACAAAGTTTGATTATTCAGATGAGCTCAATGCAGATGAGGAGAATGATGACACAGAAGAAGAGGGCATGTCAGGTTCAGACACTAACAACACTGACACTGAAAGGAATTCAGGCCAGCTGCAACTTCAAATGCAAGACCAACTGAACATGGTGAGCAATGACCACCAGACAATGCCAAATAATGCAGTTTCCAGTGAGCTAATGCAGTGTGAGATGTCAGAAGTGGTAAGAGATGGCTGCtcaaataatattttagagGATGAAATCCAAATGCTGATGGATTGCCAAAACAGTAATTGTCAGTTCAATTTGCAAGGGCCAGATGAGCCTTGTCACTCTTGGCATTTTCTCTGCGAGGAGTTACAAAATGATTACCAGCCAGGTATTACATTTGAGAAGATAATCCTTCAAAAGCACCCTTgttccaaaaatatatatttgtactcTTCACACAAGCactgccatttttttttcttttttgcatacATCCTCAATTCTTGCATTTCTTTTCCATATATTTGATACAACTGTCTCCATTTCCCTTCTGTCACAGCTACTGAAGATCAAGTGGCATCACCTGAAAATACCCATTACCCAAAAACACTCATGACAATCCTACATTACAACACGCTGCGACAACAAGAGATGAACATCAAGAACTACTTGCCAGTTTCAGAGAAATCATCATTCTCCAGATGGACTACTCCTGAAGGAAGTGATGACAACAAGACCATGATCAGTCCAGGCACCACACAGAGAATGCTCAAGAGCATCCTGATGATTGTTCCCAGTAGTCACTGCAGTTACAGGGGAGCAGAAACACCTGAATCAAGGGGCGGGAAAGGCGCAAGTGGAACGCGAAAAGTCGGTGCCATCCAAGGTGATTTCAGTGCCAACCATGTGctgaaagagaggagaagaagagagaagctCAATGAGAAGTTCATAATTCTGCGATCTTTGGTACCTTTCATGACAAAGgtaattaagtactccctctatttctatAAAGCCGTATTTGACTAGTTATCTTATTTAGAAAGTATGTGCAAATATGTAAaatataagtcatacttaaagaacttTTAATGTTATTAAATAATAAGTCACaccaaaaataaaacatatatatttttaataagataaatgattaaatgtatatataaaaattaatagcgtcacatattttaaaatagaggggTATTTAAGTACCCACAGGATCATCAAAATTCAGTTATCTTTTCTTAAGCCTCTAACGAACATTGGAAGATCCTCACTAATGGCAGCATGAATCTAGGGTTCACTATTTCGGAATGCAAAATATGTTTTGCCGGGCATccgatttttaaaaaattcagaaTGAAGAAAATTGAATCTTTTTTATGGATTTGAATAAATCTTGATAAATTCGAAAAAATTTCCGAACTTTTGGCCAGAAGTGAATCCTACCCGTATCCACCGGTAATAAACCTAAATTTTTGGGAGTAATGAATTAATGTTATATATAATCCATGAATTATATAGTTCCAAACTACTCCGTAACAAATTTTCAGGAGTAGTGAAATTAATATTATTACAATCTCAGAAAAAAATGGCAGAAACAATTAATCTGTtttcaattattaattaatttgtttttgtgtCCAGATGGACAAGGCGTCGATACTAGGCGACACGATCGAGTACGTGAAGCAGCTAAGGAACCGCATACAAGAGctcgagtcgtcgtcgtcgtcgtcacgagCAGCCGCCCGggcgccatcggcggcggccgccgggaggcggaggaagagatccgccgccgccgccactgccacggcggcggaagggatgagcagcagcaatggccgcaatggcggcgaggcggcggaggtggtgcagGTGTCCATCATCGAGAGCGACGCGCTGCTGGAGCTCCGGtgcggttgcggcggcggcggcggcggtgtggtgCTGCTCCGGGTGATGCAGGCGATGCAGGAGCTCCAGCTGGAGGTCACCGCCGTCCAGGCCTcgtgcgccggcggcgagctgctcgCCGAGCTGCGCGCCAAGGTCGTCGTCATGATCCTGATCTGCATgaaaatgcaaatgcaaatgcagaaTTAAGCTTTCATTCTTGCtcctctgaattctgaatttaTATATTCACCCTTCTTTCGATCTGCTCGTACGTTCGTTTCGCCTAAATTATGTACAAATTAACTGAATCTTTGAACTGAAAATAACTGAatcttttttgtgtgtttttgtgTGGGTGAATTGGTTGGCGCAggtgaaggggaggaggagcagcatcGCTCAGGTGAAGAGGGCCATCCATctcgtcctctcctcctcatcgaTATCACCctgaattaattaataattaatctaGCTTCGTGCATGAATGCACGCCACAAATATATACAAATTTACCATATCAATATGTGAGAGAGTAATAATCATATAATTGCAATCAAGCACCTGtgctgcatgcatatatatattctgaTTGCAATTCATTTGCAAATGTTAAAACtagatatgtatgtacatatatcatatatgtggAGTACATTAACATTAGATTAATTAGAACCATCTATATATCTAACCATCGTGGCAAATTGGTTAGATCAGGGAAGTGAAAAAACTctagtaataataatagtaatgtAATGCCATTTTATCAAGCTTGAGGTAATTATCGTGATTTAGGAAAATGATGCATAGATAGAACTATATATATCGAttctttgtttgaattttctaaAAGGTAATTATCATGATTTATATATGTgaactttctatatatataacCGTTGGAAAAAAATCCCCATGAGCAAAGAAAAAGGGCTAGAAAAATGTCATTTGTACATCTCAATATATGCTTCATTGTTTAGTAAAACGTTGTGGAAAAATATATTGTAGCTACATGTTAAGTTGAttctatttttgaattttgtcaAAGACAACATGGATTTTACTAGATGGGTACCACACACGTTGTTGCAGGAGAAATGTGtaataaaatactccctccgtaccataatataagggattttgagtttttgcttgcaacgtttgactactcgtcttattcaaaaaatttttgaaattattatttattttatttgtgactttaagcacaacttttcattttttatatttgcaaaaaaaatttgaataagacgagtggtcaaacgttgcaagcaaaaactaaaaatcccttatattgtgggacggagggagtagtagacaTGAGTTTCTTTCTTTACTTACTGTACAATTTGGGAATGaactttataaatatataggattcATTTGAGAGTGAGACCACGTAATTAAGCATGCAccatgtagttttgtaatatgTGTGATGTTTTTCTTATAGCACAACAAAACAAGACTATCTATTTTAATTTAATACCCCCAAAATTCAAATTGGTACATGAAAATCATAGAGTATATACACtctaatactttttttttcatgttgcaTTCAACATATGAACTTGACCTAGTAGTTCTTAcattcagaatttaataaacaTAAAGTTGTATTTGCACAGAGTCTTAATTTTAGTTTTCCTTCATTAAATAGCTGCAAAACTTAGAAGTCATAAATACAAAGTTGTACTCAATTTGGAGCCTCagttatatattttatcatttaataattgaataatttaaaaattaatagtTATCAAGTCATCAGTAACTGGACTCAtactttttttgtttctttgattaaataatttaaaactttGAAGTA is a genomic window of Oryza glaberrima chromosome 7, OglaRS2, whole genome shotgun sequence containing:
- the LOC127780386 gene encoding basic helix-loop-helix protein A-like, with amino-acid sequence MAGGEAQAALQAVAQSLRWTYSLLWQLCPHQGSSLVWGEGHYNGAVKTRKSTVMQPPPAEEEDDADHAARHRSRQLRELYDWLQQAGENSSGGVQTSSTTASRRPGAALSPEDLTETEWFFLMSASYSFPPGIGLPGRAFARRGHVWLTGANEVDSKVFLRAILAKSAGIQTVVCIPVVDGVLEIGTTEKVEEDMGLIQYARGIFMDQHGIHMKPTLSQHSTSNPVTHCTHQHPIQVQMQLGITSQTKFDYSDELNADEENDDTEEEGMSGSDTNNTDTERNSGQLQLQMQDQLNMVSNDHQTMPNNAVSSELMQCEMSEVVRDGCSNNILEDEIQMLMDCQNSNCQFNLQGPDEPCHSWHFLCEELQNDYQPATEDQVASPENTHYPKTLMTILHYNTLRQQEMNIKNYLPVSEKSSFSRWTTPEGSDDNKTMISPGTTQRMLKSILMIVPSSHCSYRGAETPESRGGKGASGTRKVGAIQGDFSANHVLKERRRREKLNEKFIILRSLVPFMTKMDKASILGDTIEYVKQLRNRIQELESSSSSSRAAARAPSAAAAGRRRKRSAAAATATAAEGMSSSNGRNGGEAAEVVQVSIIESDALLELRCGCGGGGGGVVLLRVMQAMQELQLEVTAVQASCAGGELLAELRAKVVVMILICMKMQMQMQN